The following coding sequences lie in one Streptomyces albofaciens JCM 4342 genomic window:
- a CDS encoding isochorismatase family protein: MPPGERLLELTDPATTALLTVECQRGVVGPDSALPELADAARTSGALGRVARLAAAAHDAGVQVLHAVAERRPDGRGASRNARLFMAAERLPVQQLAGTTAVRIADPVPVSEDDLIVRRLHGLSPLAGTDVDPLLRNLGCRTLVIAGVSANVAIPNAVFDAVNLGYTAVVPADAIAGVPADYTAAMVRHTLALVATVTTTEDLLTCWKRPRRPVTR, from the coding sequence GTGCCACCAGGCGAGCGCCTTCTCGAACTGACCGATCCGGCGACGACGGCGCTGCTCACGGTCGAGTGCCAGCGCGGTGTCGTCGGACCGGACAGCGCGCTGCCGGAACTCGCCGACGCGGCCCGCACGTCGGGTGCGCTGGGCCGGGTGGCCCGGCTGGCCGCCGCCGCGCACGACGCGGGCGTACAGGTTCTGCACGCCGTCGCCGAGCGCCGCCCCGACGGCCGGGGCGCCAGCCGCAACGCGCGCCTGTTCATGGCTGCCGAGCGCCTGCCCGTACAACAGCTCGCCGGTACGACCGCGGTACGGATCGCCGACCCGGTGCCCGTCTCCGAGGACGACCTGATCGTCCGCAGGCTGCACGGCCTGTCACCGCTCGCCGGTACGGACGTGGACCCGCTGCTGCGCAACCTCGGCTGCCGGACGCTCGTCATCGCCGGGGTGTCGGCGAACGTGGCGATCCCCAACGCCGTCTTCGACGCGGTCAACCTCGGGTACACGGCGGTGGTGCCGGCCGACGCCATCGCGGGCGTACCGGCCGACTACACCGCGGCGATGGTCCGGCACACCCTCGCGCTCGTCGCCACGGTGACGACCACCGAAGACCTGCTCACCTGCTGGAAGCGCCCGCGCCGGCCCGTCACCAGGTGA
- a CDS encoding GrpB family protein: MAERIIEVVPYDPAWPAQAAEAIADVREALAGTVTEIEHIGSTAVPGLAAKPIIDLMAAAEDLAAVEARGEALSRLGYRRDHNGMADRLLYVRGDDRRRTHHLHVVTLESWPSRNQRILRDHLRTYPADAARYARLKQSLAATGASSDAYTEAKTELIQELTDRARAERGLPSVPVWE, encoded by the coding sequence ATGGCTGAGCGGATCATCGAGGTAGTACCGTACGACCCGGCCTGGCCGGCGCAGGCGGCCGAGGCGATCGCGGACGTACGTGAGGCGCTGGCCGGGACCGTCACGGAGATCGAGCACATCGGCTCGACCGCCGTCCCCGGACTGGCCGCCAAGCCCATCATCGACCTGATGGCCGCGGCCGAGGACCTCGCCGCCGTCGAAGCCCGCGGGGAAGCCCTGTCCCGGCTCGGGTACCGGCGCGACCACAACGGCATGGCCGACCGCCTCCTGTACGTCCGCGGCGACGACCGCCGCCGGACGCATCACCTGCACGTGGTCACCCTGGAGAGCTGGCCCTCCCGCAACCAGCGCATCCTCCGCGACCACCTGCGCACCTATCCGGCGGACGCCGCGCGTTACGCCCGGCTCAAGCAGTCCCTCGCCGCCACCGGCGCATCGTCCGACGCCTACACGGAGGCCAAGACCGAACTGATCCAGGAACTGACCGACCGCGCCCGCGCGGAGCGGGGGCTGCCGTCGGTTCCGGTTTGGGAGTAG
- a CDS encoding LysR family transcriptional regulator, which produces MLNLDRLRTLSAVARHGSVSAAAEGLHVTTSAVSQQLAKLERETGQQLLAKNGRGVRLTDAGRLLADHAARILSQVELAQADLEAHRGQAVGELRLGAFPTAARGLFPGALARLRVEHPQLRPKLREMEPDASVRSVVRGDIDLGVVLDWHNRPLSLPEGLAKAPILDDPADVAMPAGHPLARRRSVVLEDFADDEWVSWPQGEFCHDWLMFTLRGQGIEPRISHMVEEHHTQLALIEAGLGVAVAPRLGRGPVPAGVSVVPVRHTMRRHVYAIWRTDADRRPSIRAAVSALREAGKEVEGR; this is translated from the coding sequence ATGTTGAACCTCGATCGTCTGCGCACCCTGAGCGCGGTGGCCCGGCACGGCTCGGTGAGCGCGGCGGCGGAAGGACTGCACGTCACCACCTCCGCGGTGTCCCAGCAGCTGGCCAAGCTGGAGCGTGAGACCGGCCAGCAGCTGCTGGCCAAGAACGGGCGCGGCGTGCGGCTGACCGATGCGGGCCGGCTGCTGGCCGACCACGCCGCCCGCATCCTCTCGCAGGTCGAGCTGGCCCAGGCCGACCTGGAGGCGCACCGCGGGCAGGCCGTCGGCGAGCTGCGGCTCGGCGCCTTCCCCACCGCGGCGCGCGGTCTGTTCCCCGGAGCGCTGGCCCGGCTCCGCGTCGAGCACCCGCAACTCCGGCCGAAGCTGCGGGAGATGGAGCCGGACGCCTCGGTGCGCAGTGTGGTGCGCGGTGACATCGACCTGGGCGTCGTCCTGGACTGGCACAACCGGCCGCTCTCGCTCCCCGAGGGCCTGGCGAAGGCGCCGATCCTGGACGACCCGGCCGACGTGGCCATGCCGGCCGGCCATCCCCTGGCGCGGCGCCGCTCGGTCGTCCTGGAGGACTTCGCCGACGACGAGTGGGTCTCCTGGCCGCAGGGCGAGTTCTGCCACGACTGGCTGATGTTCACCCTGCGCGGCCAGGGCATCGAGCCGCGCATCTCACACATGGTCGAGGAGCACCACACACAACTCGCGCTGATCGAGGCCGGGTTGGGCGTCGCGGTGGCGCCCCGGCTGGGGCGCGGTCCGGTGCCCGCCGGGGTGAGCGTGGTGCCCGTACGGCACACGATGCGGCGGCACGTCTACGCCATCTGGCGCACCGACGCCGACCGCCGGCCGTCCATCCGCGCCGCGGTCAGCGCGCTGCGCGAGGCCGGCAAGGAGGTCGAGGGGCGCTGA
- a CDS encoding DMT family transporter → MSTTAPSSTHAAPAAPGADAAPVAPGAAAPSTTPPSPAPPGTRRRALDWRLRFGILCLVWGFSFLFIKVGTQGYAPLQVTFGRVVFGSVVLVAVLVAKRERLPRSARTWGHLAVAAFFLNALPFSLFAYAELTIPSTLAGICNASSPLWGMALSLVALSEDRPTRRRVAGLGLGFLGVLTVLGAWQGFSGTDPTGTAMALGASLSYPVGWIYVRRTLAGAKDSNVALSGTQMLLATAQVGVVTALFTSVPAAFPVVPLLAVVALGALGTGFAFLLQYGLVAEVGPTTAQMVTYFVPVIATAAGVALLGESLSWNTPVGALIVLAGAALTQSRPRRRDRPPRP, encoded by the coding sequence ATGAGCACCACCGCCCCTTCCTCGACCCACGCGGCCCCCGCCGCTCCCGGAGCTGATGCGGCTCCCGTTGCCCCCGGAGCCGCCGCGCCTTCCACCACGCCGCCGTCCCCGGCACCGCCGGGCACCCGGCGTCGCGCCCTCGACTGGCGGCTGCGGTTCGGCATCCTCTGCCTCGTCTGGGGCTTCAGCTTCCTCTTCATCAAGGTCGGCACCCAGGGGTACGCGCCGCTGCAAGTCACCTTCGGACGGGTCGTGTTCGGCTCGGTGGTGCTCGTCGCCGTCCTGGTGGCCAAGCGTGAGCGGCTGCCCCGCTCCGCGCGCACCTGGGGCCATCTCGCGGTCGCCGCGTTCTTCCTGAACGCCCTGCCGTTCTCCCTGTTCGCCTATGCCGAGCTGACCATCCCCTCCACGCTGGCCGGCATCTGCAACGCCAGTTCCCCGCTGTGGGGCATGGCGCTGTCGCTGGTCGCCCTCTCCGAGGACCGGCCCACCCGCCGCCGCGTCGCGGGTCTCGGGCTCGGCTTCCTCGGCGTACTGACCGTGCTCGGCGCCTGGCAGGGCTTCTCCGGCACGGATCCGACGGGTACGGCGATGGCCCTGGGCGCGTCGCTGAGTTACCCGGTCGGCTGGATCTACGTCCGGCGTACGCTCGCCGGCGCGAAGGACTCCAACGTCGCCCTCTCCGGCACCCAGATGCTCCTCGCCACCGCCCAGGTCGGCGTGGTGACCGCGCTCTTCACCTCCGTTCCGGCCGCCTTCCCCGTCGTCCCCCTGCTGGCGGTGGTCGCGCTCGGCGCCCTGGGCACCGGATTCGCGTTCCTGTTGCAGTACGGTCTGGTGGCGGAGGTGGGCCCCACCACCGCCCAGATGGTCACCTACTTCGTGCCCGTGATCGCCACCGCGGCGGGCGTCGCGCTGCTCGGCGAATCGCTCAGCTGGAACACCCCCGTCGGCGCGTTGATCGTCCTGGCGGGCGCGGCCCTTACGCAGAGCCGTCCGCGGCGGCGTGACCGGCCGCCTCGGCCGTGA
- a CDS encoding pyridoxamine 5'-phosphate oxidase family protein, with translation MTGTQRRGRRVMMTPRELDAFLAEQRTCRVATVSEDGTPHVGPLWFVWDGAALWLYSVTRSKRWAQLRKDPRIAVAVDDGHDYGELRGVELSGSAEIVGEVPRTGGACPELDAPERLFATKYFGLEGMPHDGRHAWLRLVPDAVVSWDFRKMGAPAG, from the coding sequence ATGACCGGCACACAGCGGCGCGGGCGCCGCGTCATGATGACGCCGCGGGAACTGGACGCCTTCCTGGCGGAGCAGCGCACCTGCCGGGTGGCCACGGTGAGCGAGGACGGTACGCCGCACGTCGGCCCCCTCTGGTTCGTCTGGGACGGCGCGGCGCTCTGGCTGTACTCGGTCACCCGCAGCAAGCGGTGGGCCCAGTTGCGCAAGGACCCGCGGATCGCGGTGGCCGTCGACGACGGGCACGACTACGGGGAGCTGCGCGGGGTGGAGCTGAGCGGCAGCGCGGAGATCGTCGGCGAGGTGCCGCGGACGGGCGGTGCCTGTCCGGAACTGGATGCGCCGGAACGGTTGTTCGCCACGAAGTACTTCGGGCTGGAAGGAATGCCGCATGACGGCCGGCACGCGTGGCTGCGGCTGGTTCCGGACGCGGTCGTGTCCTGGGACTTCCGCAAGATGGGGGCTCCCGCGGGATGA
- a CDS encoding VOC family protein has product MNWTLEVVPIPVTDMDRAKEFYADKLGFHVDLDAEAAPGARIIQLTPPGSRCSIAILGGMPPLPGAKEMAPGTLHGLQFCVTDIEAAHEELVARGVDVSPVRHLGATGWEAGKGGTWNSFMSFEDPDGNGWLVQEAPSELSER; this is encoded by the coding sequence ATGAACTGGACACTTGAGGTCGTCCCCATCCCGGTCACCGACATGGACCGGGCGAAGGAGTTCTACGCCGACAAGCTCGGTTTCCACGTGGATCTCGACGCCGAGGCGGCCCCGGGCGCGCGCATCATTCAGCTGACGCCGCCCGGCTCGCGGTGTTCGATCGCGATACTCGGCGGAATGCCGCCGCTGCCCGGCGCGAAGGAGATGGCCCCCGGCACGCTGCATGGCCTCCAGTTCTGCGTCACGGACATCGAGGCGGCCCACGAGGAACTGGTGGCCCGTGGCGTTGACGTCTCCCCCGTACGCCATCTCGGCGCCACGGGATGGGAAGCGGGAAAGGGCGGCACCTGGAACTCGTTCATGTCCTTCGAGGACCCGGACGGCAACGGCTGGCTGGTTCAGGAGGCGCCGTCGGAGCTGTCGGAACGCTGA
- a CDS encoding acyl-CoA synthetase, which yields MNVLFPALSDASPQPALRFGERALSYRQLAAVAGRLADRLGDVPRVAVWATPTLETAVAVVGALLAGVPVVPVNPKIGESELAHIVSDSGPALVLTERDAELPGALAALPRLDVDLSGADEEVPPLPYEPDPESAALIVYTSGTTGPPKGVVIPRRAVAHTLDALAEAWQWTADDVLVHGLPLFHVHGLVLGILGPLRRGGSVHHLGRFSTEGVARELAADGTMLFGVPTMYHRLAVEAGENEALAKALGRARLLVSGSAALPRSDHDRLAAAAGCRVIERYGMTETLMNTSVRADGEPAPGSVGVPLPGVYVRLVDESGRAVEASDGETVGEIQVRGPNLFVEYLNRPDATAAAFDGGWFRTGDMATRDAAGNYRIVGRKATDLIKSGGYKIGAGEIENALLEHPGVSEAAVTGEPDEDLGERIVAWVVPAPTADGAPGPTPAELADHVARQLAPHKRPRVVHFLEALPRNDMGKILKRDLRA from the coding sequence GTGAACGTGCTCTTTCCGGCGCTGAGCGACGCATCGCCGCAGCCCGCACTGCGCTTCGGCGAGCGTGCGCTCAGCTACCGTCAGCTGGCCGCGGTGGCGGGCCGGCTCGCCGACCGGCTCGGCGACGTGCCCCGGGTGGCCGTCTGGGCCACCCCCACCTTGGAGACCGCCGTCGCCGTGGTGGGCGCGCTGCTCGCCGGGGTGCCCGTCGTGCCCGTCAATCCGAAGATCGGCGAGAGCGAGCTGGCGCACATCGTCTCGGACAGCGGCCCGGCGCTCGTGCTGACCGAGCGGGACGCCGAACTGCCCGGCGCGCTGGCCGCACTCCCCCGCCTCGACGTGGACCTGTCCGGCGCCGACGAGGAGGTGCCGCCGCTGCCGTACGAGCCGGACCCCGAGTCCGCCGCCCTGATCGTCTACACGTCCGGCACGACTGGCCCGCCCAAGGGCGTCGTCATCCCCCGCCGGGCCGTCGCCCACACCCTCGACGCGCTGGCGGAGGCGTGGCAGTGGACCGCCGACGACGTGCTCGTGCACGGACTGCCGCTGTTCCACGTGCACGGCCTGGTGCTCGGCATCCTCGGCCCCCTGCGGCGCGGCGGCAGCGTGCACCACTTGGGGCGGTTCAGCACCGAGGGCGTCGCCCGCGAGCTGGCCGCCGACGGCACGATGCTGTTCGGCGTCCCGACGATGTACCACCGACTGGCCGTCGAGGCCGGTGAGAACGAGGCGCTGGCCAAGGCGCTGGGCCGGGCCCGGCTTCTGGTGTCCGGCTCGGCGGCGCTGCCGCGCAGCGACCACGACCGGCTCGCCGCGGCCGCCGGCTGCCGCGTCATCGAGCGGTACGGCATGACCGAGACGCTGATGAACACCAGCGTCCGGGCCGACGGCGAGCCCGCGCCCGGCAGCGTCGGCGTGCCGTTGCCCGGGGTGTACGTCCGGCTCGTCGACGAATCCGGCCGGGCCGTCGAGGCGAGCGACGGCGAGACGGTGGGCGAGATCCAGGTCCGCGGTCCGAACCTGTTCGTCGAGTACCTCAACCGCCCGGACGCCACCGCGGCGGCCTTCGACGGCGGCTGGTTCCGTACGGGCGACATGGCGACCCGCGACGCGGCCGGCAACTACCGCATCGTGGGCCGCAAGGCCACCGACCTGATCAAGAGCGGCGGTTACAAGATCGGCGCGGGCGAGATCGAGAACGCGCTGCTGGAGCACCCCGGCGTCAGCGAGGCCGCGGTGACCGGCGAGCCGGACGAGGACCTGGGCGAACGGATCGTCGCCTGGGTCGTGCCCGCCCCCACGGCCGACGGCGCCCCCGGCCCGACCCCGGCCGAACTGGCCGACCACGTGGCCCGGCAGCTCGCCCCGCACAAGCGCCCGCGCGTCGTGCACTTCCTGGAGGCCCTGCCGCGCAACGACATGGGCAAGATCCTCAAGCGGGACCTCCGTGCGTAG
- a CDS encoding S9 family peptidase translates to MLFARTGGGSDPVSRLWRYEDGAERVIVDPLLLGGEPDSEGRLPEAERARRERAREHATGVVAYATDAAARVVAFALSGVLWAVRTDEGAPFRVPAAGPVVDPRPSPDGRYIAYVTDGALHVVGLEDGEDRRLAAPEGADITYGLPEYVASESMGRTRGYWWAPDSRRILVARVDTSGVARRYISDPAHPERAPRVIPYPSAGTANADVSLHIVAVAGSGSPRVEVAWDRAAYEYVVSAAWDGHGPLVGVQSRDQRTLRTLAVDESTGATEVLHERTDAAWVEIVPGTPARTASGALVLPEDTPGTRHLVVGGSTVTPRGLQVREVVAVAGEEVWFTASEEPTTTHVWRWNPEDGLRRLSGRPGVFTAVAGGGTVVLTGLTPDGPVTDVYEHGLGSPSGSIASLGEDPVVAPRPEHLVLGERELRGALYLPSWYDREAGGKLPVLLCPYGGPSIQMAVRAREWFACVAQWFAEEGFAVLLADGRGTPGRSPAWEKAIHGDQLTPVLEDQVDALHAAAARFPCLDLTRVAIRGWSFGGFLSAAAVLHRPDVFHAAVAGAAPTDQRLYDTHWKERFLGHPQEAPDQYARSSLVGLGHLLRRPLLLVQGLADDNVAPAHTLRFSAELLAAGKQHSVLPLPGAGHSVGDPAVRENLLRFERDFLRGALGGALGGN, encoded by the coding sequence GTGCTGTTCGCCCGTACCGGCGGCGGCAGCGATCCCGTGAGCCGCTTGTGGCGGTACGAGGACGGGGCGGAGCGGGTGATCGTCGACCCGTTGCTCCTGGGAGGGGAGCCGGATTCCGAGGGCCGGTTGCCCGAGGCGGAGCGGGCCCGCCGGGAGCGGGCGCGTGAGCACGCCACCGGCGTGGTGGCGTACGCGACCGACGCGGCGGCGCGCGTGGTGGCCTTCGCGCTGTCCGGCGTGCTGTGGGCCGTCCGTACGGACGAGGGCGCCCCCTTCCGTGTACCGGCCGCCGGGCCGGTCGTCGATCCCCGGCCCTCGCCGGACGGGCGGTACATCGCGTATGTGACCGACGGCGCGCTGCACGTCGTCGGCCTGGAGGACGGGGAGGACCGGCGACTGGCCGCCCCGGAAGGTGCGGACATCACCTACGGGCTGCCCGAGTACGTCGCGAGCGAGTCGATGGGCCGTACGCGCGGCTACTGGTGGGCGCCCGACAGCCGCCGCATTCTGGTGGCCAGGGTGGACACGTCCGGTGTGGCACGGCGCTACATCAGCGACCCGGCGCACCCGGAGCGGGCGCCGCGCGTCATCCCGTACCCCTCGGCGGGGACGGCCAACGCGGATGTGTCGCTCCACATCGTGGCGGTGGCCGGCTCCGGCTCGCCGCGTGTCGAGGTGGCCTGGGACCGGGCCGCGTACGAGTACGTGGTGAGCGCCGCCTGGGACGGTCACGGGCCGCTCGTCGGCGTACAGAGCCGGGACCAGCGGACGCTGCGGACGCTGGCGGTGGATGAGTCCACCGGCGCTACCGAGGTGCTGCACGAGCGCACCGACGCCGCCTGGGTCGAGATCGTGCCCGGGACTCCGGCCCGTACGGCTTCGGGAGCGCTGGTCCTGCCCGAGGACACGCCCGGGACACGGCATCTGGTGGTCGGCGGCAGTACTGTCACGCCCCGCGGGCTACAGGTGCGTGAAGTTGTCGCCGTGGCGGGCGAGGAGGTGTGGTTCACCGCCAGTGAGGAACCGACGACGACCCATGTGTGGCGGTGGAACCCGGAGGACGGCCTGCGCAGGCTGAGCGGGCGGCCGGGGGTGTTCACGGCTGTGGCCGGAGGCGGCACGGTGGTGTTGACCGGGCTCACACCGGACGGGCCGGTGACCGACGTTTACGAGCATGGACTCGGCTCCCCCTCCGGAAGCATCGCCTCACTCGGCGAAGACCCGGTCGTCGCTCCGCGGCCCGAGCACCTCGTCCTCGGGGAACGGGAGTTGCGCGGTGCGCTGTACCTGCCCTCCTGGTACGACCGCGAGGCGGGCGGCAAGCTGCCCGTGCTGCTCTGCCCGTATGGAGGGCCGAGCATCCAGATGGCCGTACGGGCGCGTGAGTGGTTCGCCTGTGTGGCGCAGTGGTTCGCCGAGGAAGGCTTCGCCGTACTGCTCGCGGACGGGCGTGGCACCCCAGGCCGCAGCCCTGCCTGGGAGAAGGCCATCCACGGCGACCAGCTCACCCCCGTACTGGAGGACCAGGTCGACGCGCTGCACGCGGCCGCCGCGCGCTTCCCGTGCCTCGACCTGACGCGGGTGGCGATCCGCGGCTGGTCATTCGGCGGCTTCCTGTCGGCCGCCGCCGTCCTGCACCGCCCCGACGTCTTCCACGCGGCGGTCGCCGGTGCCGCGCCCACGGACCAGCGGCTGTACGACACCCACTGGAAGGAGCGTTTCCTCGGCCACCCCCAGGAGGCACCGGACCAGTACGCGCGCTCCTCCCTGGTGGGCCTGGGCCACCTGCTGCGCCGCCCGCTGCTCCTCGTCCAAGGGCTGGCGGACGACAACGTGGCACCCGCACACACCCTGCGCTTCTCCGCGGAACTGCTGGCCGCCGGCAAGCAGCACAGCGTGCTGCCACTGCCGGGGGCCGGTCACTCGGTGGGCGACCCGGCGGTCCGCGAGAACCTGCTTCGCTTCGAGCGCGATTTCCTGCGCGGGGCCTTGGGCGGGGCCCTGGGTGGGAACTGA
- a CDS encoding carboxyl transferase domain-containing protein gives MAVVAEDFTEFPAPETEDSTPADGSPGQDRAATAGTPPDSTSGRAPNSTSGSASDRTPDRTPDRTPASRPDSSPETDDGPLGWDGYGAARQRARARTGEHESVISGIARIDGMAAVLISFEFGFLGGSLGRRTGDRLVAAYARARELRLPVVSLIATGGSRMQEGMRALTQLQRVAAQSARTRAAGLPQIAVVRDPTTGGGWATLGAGADVVLALPGAQIGFAGSRVRPADADPHAYSAEGQLAAGQIDAVVPPDHLRARLGRWLRLLTSEVPGPVDALPPPPPPPHALGSSGLPASGWAAVCAARDERRPRAAAYLDAYFDWREEIIGDRCGGTDTGIRCGFGRRDGRTIAFAAQCGTAVRPAGFRTAARLIRLADRLGIPVLTLVDTPGADNGPDAERAGAGAAIADVFAVLASVRTPVTSLLIGEGGSGGALALAAPGALWATPDSYFSVIAPESAAAILKRDADAVRDTADQLRLRPQDLLDLDIIQGIVPSAPAD, from the coding sequence GTGGCCGTGGTGGCGGAGGACTTCACCGAGTTCCCGGCACCGGAGACCGAGGACTCCACACCGGCCGACGGGAGTCCGGGCCAGGACCGGGCGGCAACGGCCGGCACGCCGCCCGACAGCACATCAGGCCGCGCACCAAACAGCACGTCTGGCAGCGCATCCGACAGAACTCCTGACAGAACACCTGACAGAACACCTGCCAGCAGACCCGACAGCTCGCCGGAAACCGACGACGGGCCGCTCGGTTGGGACGGCTACGGCGCCGCGCGGCAGCGGGCCCGGGCCCGTACCGGCGAACACGAGTCCGTGATCAGCGGCATCGCCCGGATCGACGGCATGGCGGCCGTGCTGATCTCCTTCGAGTTCGGTTTTCTCGGCGGCTCCCTCGGCCGGCGCACCGGAGACCGGCTGGTGGCCGCCTACGCCCGCGCCCGTGAACTGCGCCTGCCCGTCGTATCGCTGATCGCCACAGGCGGCAGCCGCATGCAGGAAGGCATGCGGGCACTGACCCAGCTCCAGCGCGTGGCCGCCCAGTCCGCACGGACCCGCGCCGCGGGCCTGCCGCAGATCGCCGTGGTCCGCGACCCGACGACCGGCGGCGGCTGGGCGACGCTGGGCGCGGGCGCCGATGTCGTCCTCGCGCTCCCCGGGGCGCAGATCGGCTTCGCCGGCTCACGGGTCCGCCCGGCGGACGCCGACCCGCACGCGTACAGCGCCGAAGGCCAGCTGGCCGCGGGCCAGATCGACGCCGTCGTCCCGCCGGACCATTTGCGCGCGAGGCTCGGACGCTGGCTGCGGCTGTTGACGTCCGAGGTTCCCGGGCCCGTGGATGCGCTCCCGCCCCCTCCCCCACCGCCGCACGCCCTCGGGTCGTCCGGCCTCCCGGCCTCCGGCTGGGCGGCGGTGTGCGCGGCCCGCGACGAGCGGCGACCGCGCGCCGCGGCGTATCTGGACGCGTACTTCGACTGGCGGGAGGAGATCATCGGTGATCGCTGCGGCGGCACCGATACGGGCATACGCTGCGGGTTCGGCCGGCGCGACGGCCGCACGATCGCGTTCGCCGCGCAGTGCGGTACGGCCGTGCGCCCCGCCGGATTCCGTACGGCCGCCCGGCTGATCCGGTTGGCGGACCGGCTCGGCATACCGGTGCTCACGCTCGTGGACACACCGGGCGCGGACAACGGCCCGGACGCCGAGCGCGCCGGCGCGGGCGCGGCCATCGCGGACGTCTTCGCCGTGCTGGCCTCGGTCCGTACGCCCGTCACCTCGCTGCTCATCGGGGAAGGCGGGTCGGGCGGCGCGCTGGCCCTGGCCGCGCCGGGCGCGCTGTGGGCGACGCCGGACAGCTACTTCTCCGTCATCGCGCCGGAATCCGCCGCCGCCATCCTCAAGCGCGACGCGGACGCGGTGCGCGACACGGCCGACCAACTCCGCCTGCGCCCACAGGACCTGCTGGACCTCGACATCATCCAGGGCATCGTCCCGTCCGCCCCTGCCGACTAA
- a CDS encoding TetR/AcrR family transcriptional regulator C-terminal domain-containing protein: MEETLEGVKEPPEGMEAVLDNPKESSTGVMTGLFHSTRPGCTAFAARSAGAETAARPWGVAGRRYDEAPRTGEPQGFVATSVHVFRCYVLSGATVLFCGVHFRRCLAAENVAGTARLDDAETAATQFRGDLISDYVFWPWMLLVRCPPLSRATL, from the coding sequence GTGGAAGAGACTCTGGAAGGCGTGAAAGAGCCCCCGGAAGGCATGGAAGCGGTCCTGGACAATCCGAAAGAGTCATCAACAGGCGTCATGACGGGACTCTTTCATTCCACCCGCCCCGGCTGCACCGCTTTCGCCGCCCGGTCGGCGGGGGCAGAAACCGCGGCCCGGCCGTGGGGAGTCGCGGGCCGACGGTACGACGAAGCCCCGCGGACGGGGGAACCGCAGGGCTTCGTAGCGACAAGTGTACATGTGTTCAGGTGTTACGTCCTATCGGGCGCGACGGTCCTCTTCTGCGGGGTTCATTTCCGCCGCTGTCTGGCAGCGGAGAACGTCGCCGGCACAGCCCGGCTCGACGACGCGGAGACGGCGGCGACGCAATTCCGGGGGGATCTCATCTCCGATTACGTGTTCTGGCCGTGGATGCTGCTCGTACGCTGCCCGCCCCTGTCGAGGGCCACCCTTTGA
- a CDS encoding Rieske (2Fe-2S) protein: MTQQAATGRTDAVTGRRTVVAAVGAAGLAAALAACGNGSDGYGADGSGDGASSAPSGSETGSAAGSDGAGGGASKGGDASGDVLAKTADIPEGGGKVFKDRKVVVTQPAAGEFKAFSAVCRHQGCLVDEVANGTINCPCHGSKYAIDDGSVRNGPATQGLSAAKVSVAGGTIKLV, from the coding sequence ATGACCCAGCAGGCAGCAACGGGGCGAACGGACGCGGTAACGGGACGCCGTACGGTCGTCGCGGCGGTCGGCGCGGCGGGGCTGGCCGCCGCGCTCGCGGCGTGCGGGAACGGCTCGGACGGGTACGGCGCGGACGGGAGCGGCGACGGCGCGTCGTCCGCACCGTCCGGGTCGGAAACCGGGTCGGCGGCGGGGAGTGACGGAGCCGGGGGCGGCGCGTCGAAAGGCGGCGATGCGTCCGGGGACGTGCTGGCGAAGACCGCGGACATCCCCGAGGGCGGCGGCAAGGTCTTCAAGGACCGCAAAGTGGTGGTGACACAGCCGGCAGCGGGCGAGTTCAAGGCGTTCTCGGCGGTGTGCCGGCATCAGGGGTGCTTGGTGGACGAGGTGGCGAACGGCACGATCAACTGCCCGTGCCACGGCAGCAAGTACGCCATCGACGACGGCAGCGTCCGCAACGGGCCCGCCACTCAGGGACTGTCCGCGGCCAAGGTGAGCGTGGCGGGCGGGACGATCAAACTGGTGTGA